From the genome of Streptacidiphilus rugosus AM-16, one region includes:
- a CDS encoding ATP-binding protein, translating into MNAQPGAACVTVLQWSTETEHPTRLARLMLRPELLRLDLDDDLVDNVLLAASELVANATEHAAGPYALRLVSNGTEHVLECDDGSREFPPSALWPPGDQPGRTGLADWVTGPMGERGRGLSLLSCLFSGCLSARRTALGKTVFVAFGCGSPR; encoded by the coding sequence GTGAACGCACAGCCGGGTGCCGCGTGTGTGACCGTCCTGCAATGGAGCACCGAGACCGAACATCCGACCCGCCTTGCACGCTTGATGTTGCGCCCAGAGCTGCTTCGGCTGGACCTCGATGACGATCTCGTGGACAACGTGCTCCTGGCCGCATCCGAACTCGTAGCCAATGCCACCGAGCACGCGGCCGGCCCCTATGCGCTCAGGTTGGTGAGCAACGGCACCGAGCATGTCCTCGAGTGCGACGACGGCAGCCGAGAGTTTCCGCCGTCAGCTCTGTGGCCGCCCGGCGACCAACCCGGGAGGACCGGCCTGGCGGACTGGGTAACGGGGCCGATGGGTGAGCGCGGCCGTGGGCTGAGCTTGCTCAGCTGCCTGTTTTCCGGCTGCCTGTCGGCCCGGCGGACCGCTCTAGGAAAGACTGTCTTTGTCGCTTTCGGGTGCGGGAGCCCGCGCTGA
- a CDS encoding prepilin peptidase → MMSRTNMNTSDLRTRLGGAPRHPDQRNKGQGSLEETSASIEAASRNVGRDEGLAVLKWRWPVVVVAAGASAAMLGERLPAPTDAPAYWFVLVVVGPVLCVLDVVLLRLPDAIVLPATPVALALIAASAPAHGNPAVIARALAAGVVSGAVLASLSIVSRGGLGWGDVKVSAGLLGPLLGSVSWGALAEAALLAFGGAAVAGRVPLRRSEGVRRVPLGPFLFGATLVVALVNPLR, encoded by the coding sequence ATGATGAGCAGGACAAACATGAACACCTCGGACCTCCGGACCAGGCTGGGCGGAGCACCACGACACCCTGACCAGCGCAATAAGGGCCAGGGGTCTCTCGAAGAGACTTCCGCGAGCATCGAGGCGGCATCCCGAAACGTCGGACGCGACGAAGGGCTCGCGGTGCTGAAGTGGCGGTGGCCTGTCGTCGTGGTTGCGGCGGGCGCGAGCGCCGCCATGTTGGGCGAGCGGCTTCCAGCGCCGACCGATGCTCCGGCCTACTGGTTCGTTCTGGTGGTGGTTGGGCCAGTTCTCTGCGTGCTCGACGTGGTGCTGCTGCGTCTGCCAGATGCGATTGTTCTGCCTGCGACGCCGGTTGCCCTGGCACTCATCGCCGCATCAGCGCCTGCCCACGGAAATCCAGCTGTGATTGCCCGTGCGCTCGCTGCTGGCGTGGTGTCCGGGGCGGTTCTGGCCAGTCTCTCGATTGTTTCGCGAGGCGGCCTAGGTTGGGGCGATGTGAAGGTCAGCGCCGGACTTCTCGGTCCTTTGCTTGGCTCCGTCAGTTGGGGGGCGCTTGCTGAAGCCGCGCTGCTCGCCTTCGGGGGCGCAGCGGTTGCCGGCCGCGTGCCTCTCCGCCGCAGCGAAGGGGTTCGACGCGTGCCGCTCGGGCCGTTCCTGTTCGGGGCGACGCTGGTGGTCGCACTCGTCAACCCGCTCCGGTGA